One genomic segment of Styela clava chromosome 3, kaStyClav1.hap1.2, whole genome shotgun sequence includes these proteins:
- the LOC144421069 gene encoding zinc finger BED domain-containing protein 5-like yields the protein MLGHKSGFRAHVTAVAQNVTFVHCFIHRFALCAKVLPQNMLSCLNRVIKLVNFVKTSALNTRLFKLLREDLGSNHSCLLFYTEVRWLSRGNATRRLFELRHELLQFFKEKNHDFQNDLESKDFLTRLAYLSDIFEVLNNFNLSFQGPNLTVTDFISKLRALIRKLDLWTWNVSNQNYGMFKCLTSVEKNPDGGISKEIIDHLSQLKTELLNYFPDVAYCAYFVNPFFIDPVDVPVGTGEQEELIDIQTDEAAKIKHKECCPINFWLSMASSYSNLVRHAVSQLLIFPSTWECEQGFSALMAIKSKSRNRLGTPEHDFRCAVSKALPRIDQLVEKKQLHPSH from the coding sequence ATGCTAGGACATAAATCAGGCTTCAGAGCTCATGTGACGGCTGTGGCGCAAAACGTGacttttgttcattgttttattCATAGATTCGCCCTATGCGCGAAAGTGCTACCTCAGAACATGTTATCATGCTTGAACCGAGTTATCAAACTAGTAAATTTCGTCAAAACATCTGCTCTGAATACTCGGTTGTTTAAACTTCTTCGTGAGGATCTCGGTTCTAACCACAGCTGTCTCCTCTTCTATACGGAGGTGCGCTGGCTCTCTCGTGGTAATGCAACAAGGCGCCTGTTTGAACTGCGACATGAGCTTCTGCAATTCTTCAAGGAGAAAAATCACGATTTTCAAAACGACCTGGAGAGCAAAGATTTTCTTACTAGATTGGCATATCTATCAGACATTTTTGAAGTTCTGAACAACTTTAACCTGTCGTTTCAAGGACCCAATCTAACTGTAACAGATTtcatttcaaagcttagagcaCTCATTCGTAAGCTGGACCTCTGGACATGGAATGTTAGCAATCAAAACTACGGAATGTTCAAATGCCTCACTTCTGTTGAGAAAAATCCTGATGGTGGCATTTCTAAAGAAATTATTGATCATCTTTCGCAACTAAAGACGGAGCTATTGAATTACTTTCCTGATGTTGCATACTGTGCTTACTTCGTCAACCCATTTTTCATTGATCCGGTTGATGTGCCTGTAGGGACCGGGGAACAAGAAGAACTAATAGACATTCAAACTGATGAGGcagcaaaaataaaacataaggaATGTTGTCCAATCAATTTCTGGTTGAGCATGGCATCATCGTATTCTAACCTAGTACGTCACGCTGTTTCCCAGCTATTGATTTTTCCATCTACGTGGGAGTGCGAACAAGGGTTTTCGGCTTTGATGGCCATCAAATCGAAAAGCCGAAATCGTCTTGGAACGCCAGAACATGACTTTCGATGCGCTGTCAGCAAAGCTCTTCCTCGCATTGACCAGCTGGTGGAGAAAAAACAACtacatccatctcattaa
- the LOC144420997 gene encoding zinc finger BED domain-containing protein 5-like: MSKRNYSPAYIKYGFIAIEHNGEVLPQCVVCMKTLANSAMKPSLLQRHLDTNHPDKKDRNESFFQRLGEQVKRQRFDNTGTIYQRKKCAVKASYEVALLIAKNQKAHTIGERLIMPAAKMLVKNVLGEEAAAKLVSVPLSNNTVKNRIEEMSVDIAEQVISGVKDSEYGFSIQLDESTDVTNNAQLLVCVRYTQEKAVKTELLMSKEFQVQQRERIFSKH; the protein is encoded by the coding sequence ATGTCTAAACGAAATTACAGTCCAGCTTACATAAAGTACGGATTCATAGCTATTGAACACAACGGAGAAGTTTTGCCGCAATGTGTAGTGTGCATGAAAACGCTTGCTAATTCGGCTATGAAACCAAGCTTACTCCAACGACATCTTGACACAAATCATCCCGACAAGAAGGATCGAAATGAGAGTTTCTTTCAGCGACTGGGCGAGCAAGTGAAACGACAGCGCTTCGACAACACTGGCACAATTTATCAGAGAAAGAAGTGTGCTGTCAAGGCATCCTATGAAGTCGCTCTCCTGATAGCAAAAAATCAGAAAGCACATACCATTGGAGAGCGCCTCATTATGCCAGCTGCAAAGATGTTAGTAAAAAATGTACTTGGTGAAGAGGCGGCTGCAAAGCTAGTAAGTGTTCCCCTCTCCAACAATACGGTTAAGAACAGAATAGAAGAGATGTCAGTCGATATTGCTGAGCAAGTGATTTCAGGAGTGAAAGATTCAGAGTATGGTTTTTCCATTCAATTGGACGAGTCGACGGACGTTACAAATAACGCACAGTTACTTGTGTGTGTTCGTTATACACAAGAAAAGGCTGTAAAAACTGAATTACTTATGAGCAAAGAATTTCAGGTACAACAAAGGGAAAGGATATTTTCGAAGCATTAG